GAATTTGATTTAGTATTTCTAATTTGTTTATGTTTCTTTAATTGTAGGAAATTGTCAATGCACCCTAAGCCAAGTAACCATCAAACAATCTAAAACTGGAGAAGTTGTGCAACAAAAGCCAGTGTGGAGTGTAACAATCAACAATGGCTGCCCATGTTCCCAATCAGATTTGAAATTGTCCTGCAATGGTTTTCAGACAGTGAAACCTGTTGACCCTTCGGTCTTGTCTCAGTCTGGCAATGAATGCCTTGTTAACAATGGTTTGCCAGTTCAGCCATCTTCTTCAGTTAGGTTCACCTATGCTTGGGacacttcattttcattccaGCCACTTTCTTCCCAAATCAATTGTTCTTAAGGAGGTTTCTCAAAGTGCCTGATGTTTTTCGTAGATTCATTTAAATTAGATGGTTTTTCATCTAAATAAGAGCTTTATTGTTGTACTCGATTTCAATTATGTTGTCTAcgttaataataatatcatgggcagcataaaattttgattttcaaaccTTCATTTGAATTGCAGCATGTCGTCCATGCTCTTTTATATAGCATTGCCTCTCCTTTAAATTTTTGATTTCAAGTTGCACATGGTGTAATCAATTTTTCTTAAGGATGTTTCCCAAAGTACCTGATGTTTTTGGTTAATTCATTTAAATTAGAtgatttttcatccaaaaaagaGCTTTATTGTTGTACTCGATTTCAATTATGTGGTCTATGTTGATAATAATATCGTGGGCagcataaaattttgattttcaaatcTACATTTGAATTGCAGCATGTCGTTCATGCTCTTTTATATAGCATTGCCtctcttttaagtttttgtgtTGTAGCAAATGCTTTTGCAATTTGAAAATCACTTGAATTTTAATACAatacttttttcaacaaattaaatgaatattttccattaaaaaattaactcgTCTCTTTTACCCAATATGTCAAATAGGTTCAAAATACAATacttaactatatatatatatatatatatatatatatatatatatatatatatatatatatatatatatatatgggttgatTTCAAGTTGCACCTAGtgtaaattttaagtaatattacactatttaataacttgttattaaattcaccaccgcacacccttggtgcaatggtcactccacaggtataaatgcttgtggagtgtgggggtaagggccgagattcaagtctccaggagagagctccacacacatatatacttagattatgttagagtataaattctatcttgtataaaaaaaaaaaaaaaaaacttgttgttaaattcatattttgaaaattcaactattgaattaaatgttctatatgttcttaacatgcatgacAATTTTCAAGTCAATCGAATgcaatttaccatttgatctataaagtcatattctttgtattattttaagctacaaaaacataaatttaaacaattaattgataacatagctattggtttttgatcatttttattttttgtaagtatagagaatatac
This genomic stretch from Castanea sativa cultivar Marrone di Chiusa Pesio chromosome 9, ASM4071231v1 harbors:
- the LOC142609292 gene encoding uncharacterized protein At1g05835-like, yielding MATFIKFLCVLFVLSFVGKGNCQCTLSQVTIKQSKTGEVVQQKPVWSVTINNGCPCSQSDLKLSCNGFQTVKPVDPSVLSQSGNECLVNNGLPVQPSSSVRFTYAWDTSFSFQPLSSQINCS